The genomic segment CAATTTTTTTCTTTGTACCTATTATAAACATAACCATACAGCATGAATAATCGATTATTAACAAGATCACTTCTGAAAAGCAGCATTCAGTTCCTCTGCCCGTTGATGGTACTGTCTTCATCCCTGGGCTATGCCGGCAGTCTACCGGAAAGGCCCCTGTTGCTGAACACCAGGTTTGCCGGTATCACGGGCCGTGTGCTTGATCCGGAAGGAAAGCCTGTCCACGGCGCCACTATCTTGGTCAAAGGCAGTAAAGCGGGCGTCAAAACTGATGAAGACGGGGTATTTCATATCAACCTGCCATCTGACAACCAGGTCATCATTGTCAGTTATATTGGCTATAAAGTCCAGGAAATCGATATGAAAGGAAAGACAAGTATTACGATCCGGCTGGAACCCAATGCCAGTATCGATGAGGTAGTTGTTGTGGGCTACGGCAGCAAAAAGAGAGGAGAAGTACTAGGCGCGGTAGCGTCAGTCGATCCCAAGGAAATCCAGGATATCCCTGCGGCCAATATTGCAGCCGCCTTACGCGACCGCGTGGCCGGCCTGGGGGTGAGCGAATCGTCTGGCCGCCCCGGGGCAGCTGTCACCCTCAACGTCAGAAATGCGTTCGCTTCAGATCAAGCCAAGTTACAAGGAGTGACCAACGAACCGCTATACGTTATTGATGGCATCATCTCCACTTCGGATGTTTTTGAAAACCTGGACGCTTCGATGGTCGAGAGTATATCCATTCTAAAAGATGCCTCGGCGGCAATCTATGGGGCTTCGGGAGCCAAAGGAGTTATCCTTGTCACCACTAAAAGAGGGCAGGCTGGCAAGACACAGCTGAGTTACAACGGCTATATCGGCATTTCAGATGCCACGGTCAAGCCCAAAATGTTGTCTGCTTATCAGCATGCCAAATTATTGAATGAGACCTTTGCGTTGAACAATGCACAGCCCACATCCTTCTTTTCTGACGAAGACCTCGCCTATCTGCAGACCAACCCTTACAAAAGCTGGTATGATGAGCTATGGAAGCCCTCAAAAATGGAGCGGCACAACTTGTCTATCTCCGGGGGCAGCGAAAAAGTTACCTTTTTTGCAGGGGGTAGTTATCAGAAAGAAGATGGTAACTATGCCGGCATGAGCCAGCAGAAATATTCCTTCCGGTCAGGCTTCAATGCCGAAATCATTGATGGTCTAAAAGCAGATATCGCTTTTAACGTTAACAATACCAAGACCAACAGCCAAAACAGCCTGTCGGACGACCGGGATCAGAATTTTTATCAGACCTTGATCACCACCCCGCAATGGGTTCCGATTCAGATCGATGGCCTTCCCGTCAACTTCTCGAATATCAACGCCAACAGCAATACTAACCCGCTGGCTATCATCAATTCCGGCTATTACCAAAAACGCAATAATTCCAACTATAGCATCAATGCTTCGCTGAATTATGCTCCAAAAGCTTTAAAAGGTTTTAATGCGCGCATACAGGTGTCACATTCCGGCACTTCATCTAGCGGCCAGGAATACCTTCCAGCGTATGATCTTTATGAATTTGTTCGCAGAGGTAACAACAATCAGCTCTATACCAATACGGTGGATAAAGTATTCCGGATGGAGGGCAACAAGACAAGGATCGCACCCTCTTTGGGCAAGGGGAATAGTTATCAGGGCAATGTCGTTGTCCAATACGCCAATAGCTTTGGTCAGCACAACATGAATCTGATGATCGGTGCAGAGCAGTCTGCATCCAACTCCGAAGGCCTCTCCGCCTTTTGGACCAACCAGCAGCTCCTGAATCTGGATGAGTACTGGGCATTCGACCCGTCTACGTTCACGAACAATCTCCGTTCGATCGAAGAGGCAGTAAAACGTTCGTTCTTTGGCCGCTTCAATTACGACTACAAGAAAAGATATCTCCTTGAAGTCATCACGCGGCTGGATG from the Sphingobacterium thalpophilum genome contains:
- a CDS encoding SusC/RagA family TonB-linked outer membrane protein; this encodes MNNRLLTRSLLKSSIQFLCPLMVLSSSLGYAGSLPERPLLLNTRFAGITGRVLDPEGKPVHGATILVKGSKAGVKTDEDGVFHINLPSDNQVIIVSYIGYKVQEIDMKGKTSITIRLEPNASIDEVVVVGYGSKKRGEVLGAVASVDPKEIQDIPAANIAAALRDRVAGLGVSESSGRPGAAVTLNVRNAFASDQAKLQGVTNEPLYVIDGIISTSDVFENLDASMVESISILKDASAAIYGASGAKGVILVTTKRGQAGKTQLSYNGYIGISDATVKPKMLSAYQHAKLLNETFALNNAQPTSFFSDEDLAYLQTNPYKSWYDELWKPSKMERHNLSISGGSEKVTFFAGGSYQKEDGNYAGMSQQKYSFRSGFNAEIIDGLKADIAFNVNNTKTNSQNSLSDDRDQNFYQTLITTPQWVPIQIDGLPVNFSNINANSNTNPLAIINSGYYQKRNNSNYSINASLNYAPKALKGFNARIQVSHSGTSSSGQEYLPAYDLYEFVRRGNNNQLYTNTVDKVFRMEGNKTRIAPSLGKGNSYQGNVVVQYANSFGQHNMNLMIGAEQSASNSEGLSAFWTNQQLLNLDEYWAFDPSTFTNNLRSIEEAVKRSFFGRFNYDYKKRYLLEVITRLDASSRFAKGNIWGLFPTVATGWVVSDENFFKDLKYISYLKLRANYGLVGEDRVNARLWQDRFSVDLVNTGYLYGETPVASLNPTIIANPDISWEKHRTFNFGIESRWFDNKLSFGFEYYFRRSYDVFDKGNDENFPMYAGFRAPVVNYQKRNGWGTEFSLGYQNTFSNGLRLSTNMNFGYSGSYTTQMFFNKFQLWDFSYPDWKVEMGTDSRKYNTGNYGLIYVDMLRTQQDVDNFLAQNPNYTIDGKVPQVGWTVYEDTNGDGKITEKDLTTMFDNTDPIFSTGITIGLAYKSFSLNTNFRAVFGGKAFYESQAMTAPTEKVNVPSFWEDHWSLDNPNGRFPRYDDAAMMKKWNSTFWAEDGTTIRINNMVFNWTVPKSFTDKINVRSLKLMLSGNNLWTIVAPFKHRDPYSSSIYNYPTIRTLSFGLNFGI